A stretch of the Acyrthosiphon pisum isolate AL4f chromosome A2, pea_aphid_22Mar2018_4r6ur, whole genome shotgun sequence genome encodes the following:
- the LOC100165895 gene encoding protein Skeletor, isoforms B/C yields the protein MRCSDIVSTAGRLHRHRHLGLQLFVALLCLASVVTSAAEYYGKYLGPLKSYHHGLGGDVYAVDARTLHIRNFVYDGEGPAAYFYGSNGKQPGVNGYRIRDEKASTNPLKRYRNEHLTITLPEGLTLHDVKWFYVWCEDFSVNFGDVKIPQNLDYPKPQKIDGLSGIHGVSSENIVVVDAQTLLIPGFSYDGEAPDAKFWVGAGDKPTPQGIRVADENGKEVPLRRYDRKTIVLTLPGDLTIFDIGHFGIWCEAFTVDFGHVSVPSVLSVPPSLKMLGVLPQSKLNCEVLHEPLGYEVRWAIAGDSIVVQLVAKLEDNQYMSFGISGSPTSNRMVGGDVVVAGVDQTTISGFAQDYYLLDKSQCIVQQDTGQVSGSCPDSNIQGPAGESVRLLNAAIVNGYSIVTYQRPLKSKDNLDLPILTNNSQPIIWAVGPLNDKHEVSYHPMFSKETIKIDFGRLPEWNCPIPDTDAKSVAVHNEVTTIQSTTDITTTSQISPKEVTPTKKIRPRPVPKPAPVDKNVAWDIPAIQCYEPDDGVFYAQMGPTGGIHGYSAITGHVGWGISWYINGLLIPEINVVRGQTYTFVVEGGLDTEIPAKYHPFYITDDPVGGYGYKTAEERDNIRIFAGVSVSKSGEVIPTGTGRLCNWTPDPQQPSADEFVSFGAYQRTLSLACDNGDPGIVQWTPDADTPDTVYYQCFTHRHLGWKINVLDACDKEQPNSEPTAPVSEDLQSRGSIQYTTRVKPDVENKQFYNNNEPLRNYIDLQSDHKGHNMPLIPTALEENLKSDFYKSSTNRDQFIYNNYKFPTAASQQNTLYTYPNSNYTYGNVPFYMPKAHYGSPQPVTSPTYNYMLPSYNINNNNYRPIRQPVITHFQAQPNILSDHRPAQMVFTPQQPVAVKHGYRVSGKRLPPNGPMPNGAHHSVVYKKPVHKFNTQSPLPLVSHYSPVPPVSQPMLSVYPGNFQQQQQYQPLIQQQQQPQLQQPMFHQQQKPIFYQQQQQQPIVQQPSTSMSQSVSVSYSSSKHPKSQQMTGYVPIQSRQETDVQQHQSQGGFNPSTVVVEGGFKPILPGGSGILEDRSDKEISGTAGDFGETVTVRHYEKKMSKKLISRKPTVKHVDAITKEDTTTTNKEPQNTTVTTIENVTYVNKVNTENTTELNQTTGILVL from the exons ttgtAACCAGCGCTGCAGAATATTACGGAAAATACCTAGGCCCTTTGAAGTCTTACCATCATGGTTTAGGTGGAGACGTGTATGCTGTGGATGCTAGAACATTGCACATCAGGAATTTCGTTTACGACGGAGAGGGACCAG CCGCATATTTTTACGGATCCAACGGCAAGCAACCCGGCGTCAACGGGTACAGGATTCGTGACGAGAAAGCATC AACCAACCCACTGAAACGGTACAGGAATGAACACTTGACAATCACTCTGCCGGAGGGCTTAACACTGCACGATGTCAAGTGGTTTTACGTTTGGTGCGAAGACTTCTCG gTTAATTTTGGTGACGTAAAAATCCCTCAAAATCTGGATTACCCGAAACCACAAAAAATCGACGGTTTGTCTGGAATTCATGGAGTTTCTTCAGAAAACATCGTCGTAGTTGATGCACAGACATTGCTAATACCGGGATTTTCTTATGATGGCGAAGCACCAG ATGCCAAGTTCTGGGTGGGCGCCGGCGACAAACCGACTCCGCAGGGCATTAGGGTGGCGGACGAGAATGGAAAAGAAGTGCCTTTGCGTCGGTACGATCGCAAGACCATCGTACTAACTTTGCCGGGCGATCTTACCATATTCGACATCGGTCACTTCGGAATATGGTGCGAGGCTTTTACGGTGGACTTTGGCCATGTGTCCGTGCCGTCAGTCCTTAGCGTACCTCCATCGCTGAAAATGCTCGGTGTACTACCACAG tcaaAATTAAACTGTGAAGTACTCCATGAACCATTAGGATACGAAGTACGATGGGCAATAGCAGGTGACAGCATTGTAGTTCAACTGGTCGCTAAGTTAG AAGACAACCAATACATGTCTTTCGGTATATCTGGCTCACCTACATCAAATCGCATGGTTGGAGGTGACGTAGTTGTAGCCGGAGTAGATCAAACCACAATTAGTGGTTTTGCTCAAGATTATTACTTACTGGATAAATCACAGTGTATTGTACAGCAAGACACTGGACAAGTCAGCGGCAGTTGTCCCGATTCTAATATTCAG gGCCCGGCCGGTGAAAGTGTTCGTTTGTTGAATGCGGCAATAGTCAATGGATATTCGATAGTCACATACCAGAGACCATTAAAGTCAAAAGATAATCTTGACTTACCCATATTGACTAATAACAGCCAGCCAATAATTTGGGCAGTCGGTCCTCTGAATGACAAACACGAGGTTTCATATCATCCAATGTTCTCAAAag aaacaataaaaattgattttggccGTTTACCAGAATGGAACTGCCCTATACCAGATACAGATGCTAAATCAGTTGCAGTTCATAACGAAGTCACAACCATACAAAGTACAACCGATATAACTACGACCAGCCAAATTTCACCAAAAGAg gtgaCCCCTACTAAGAAAATTCGCCCTCGTCCGGTTCCCAAACCCGCCCCGGTAGATAAAAACGTTGCATGGGATATCCCAGCAATTCAATGTTACGAACCAGACGATGGTGTTTTCTACGCTCAAATGGGTCCTACGGGAGGAATACACGGTTATTCTGCTATTACAg GACACGTTGGATGGGGAATTTCATGGTACATAAACGGATTACTCATACCAGAAATAAACGTTGTTAGAGGACAAACATACACATTTGTAGTTGAAGGAGGATTAGACACAGAAATACCAGCGAAATACCATCCATTTTACATCACTGATGATCCTGTTGGTGGATATGGCTACAAAACAGCCGAAGAAAgagat AACATCCGAATATTTGCTGGTGTTAGCGTAAGCAAATCAGGAGAAGTAATCCCAACTGGTACTGGTCGTTTGTGCAATTGGACTCCAGATCCACAACAGCCTTCTGCGGATGAATTTGTTTCCTTTGGTGCTTATCAAAGAACTCTGAGCCTGGCGTGTGATAACGGAGATCCTGGAATAGTTCAATGGACTCCAGATGCAGATACACCAGACACAGTTTACTACCAG tgtttcaCGCATCGTCACTTGGGTTGGAAAATTAACGTATTGGATGCATGTGATAAAGAACAGCCTAACTCTGAGCCTACTGCGCCCGTTTCGGAAGATTTACAGTCTAGGGGTAGTATTCAGTACACAACGAGAGTGAAACCAGACGTGgaaaataaacagttttataaCAACAACGAACCTTTAAGAAATTACATTGACCTACAATCAGATCACAAAGGGCATAATATGCCATTAATTCCCACCGCATTGGAAGAAAACCTTAAATCTGATTTTTATAAGTCTTCAACTAATCGCgatcaatttatttacaataactaCAAATTTCCGACAGCCGCGTCACAACAAAACACTCTATACACATATCCAAACTCAAATTATACATATGGGAACGTGCCATTTTATATGCCAAAAGCTCACTACGGCAGTCCACAACCCGTGACGTCTCCTACTTATAATTACATGTTACCGtcatacaatattaacaataataattatagacccATAAGACAGCCGGTCATTACACATTTCCAAGCGCAACCCAATATTCTCTCAGACCATCGTCCCGCACAAATGGTGTTCACCCCTCAGCAGCCGGTCGCTGTAAAACATGGTTACCGGGTATCAGGTAAGAGATTACCACCAAATGGACCCATGCCGAACGGTGCTCATCACTCTGTCGTGTACAAGAAACCCGTTCACAAATTTAACACACAATCGCCGTTACCTTTAGTAAGCCACTACAGTCCTGTGCCCCCCGTTTCTCAGCCAATGCTCTCAGTCTACCCCGGTAATTTCCAACAGCAACAGCAATATCAACCGCTCATCCAGCAACAGCAGCAACCGCAGCTTCAGCAGCCAATGTTCCATCAGCAGCAGAAACCGATCTTCTatcagcaacagcaacagcaaccaATCGTCCAACAACCCAGCACTTCGATGTCACAGTCCGTTTCGGTGTCGTATTCTTCGTCCAAACACCCGAAATCTCAACAGATGACTGGCTACGTGCCAATCCAGAGCCGACAAGAAACCGATGTACAACAGCACCAATCACAAGGCGGTTTCAACCCAAGCACCGTGGTAGTCGAGGGCGGTTTTAAGCCAATCTTACCCGGCGGCAGTGGTATTCTTGAAGACAGGTCTGACAAAGAAATCAGTGGTACTGCGGGCGATTTTGGCGAGACTGTGACGGTCAGGCATTACGAGAAGAAAATGAGCAAAAAACTAATATCCAGAAAACCCACAGTCAAGCACGTAGACGCCATAACAAAAGAAGACACCACCACCACCAATAAGGAACCACAAAATACGACCGTCACTACCATCGAAAACGTAACCTACGTAAACAAAGTGAATACGGAAAACACCACGGAATTGAATCAAACCACCGGAAtacttgttttataa